Proteins encoded by one window of Deinococcus sedimenti:
- a CDS encoding DUF11 domain-containing protein — MNLSTSLALTALLLASAAQALTPAGTVILNQAQAEFIPPDGVTPVQVRSNEVQTVVQAVCSVSVTPNGTVIQPGQSAAVLPGERAVFTYSVVNTGNSRFTLPLMARTEAESTVTPSVQVIHDLNGNGQPDPQEPDVTNVTLDPDAQTQVLLVAQAGAAGNAFVNLTASCAGGGSPDVDNVSVLRVGPPPALNVQKTFSPAVVRPGTETTVTVTTRNSGQGESREVILTDLLAEQVARGLTFVPGSAQASAGTLEYTQDGRTWTSAEVTPVRGVRVRVPALAPGAEVTLTFRMLASAAAEGQQVENTATAQTGQDQSSGRATADVRYQPGVAIGPVGQPEAAEGTAADTQSRPFAVTGQLVCFDHTAKNTGDVQDSYRVTVTYPQGEAAATLFGENGQPLVQPLALRPGQTAFVRVCYDAQPGGLSALVTIAGERGTTNATRDLVGDVQSGLPDLRKTYAAVSGASGQPIPVGGTVAVGDQITYTLTVRNPFSQPLTNVVLTDPIPAHVDAVQASGGGVIGGQPGAQTVQWTVGTLAAGESRAVTVTTRVSTRALDGEALLNTFSMASTELPLAMASNEVQTPVWSARLLIRKVVSATEATYGDKLTYTLTITNESATTSIDDAVISDTPATGLEYVPGTSTLDGQPIPDPTIVDGTLQWTVAAIPAGGNVSIGYQTRVTPAASGELVNTAVVTGQGAGGRAQAIASNVATATTKLNPLKFAPLADIVGTVFVDRNRNGLYDPLLDLPLARARILLAGGREALTDARGRYSLPNVALGSQALRLDPNTTPYPPLNTPQDGGLSGTRTVFVRGLTSVDFPLAPLGGQVDALRRTTLTMGDVTLEKAVYAADGGYVVTLRLTTPRRLEDVNLTDPLPAGAILKEGRNIHFGTVEAGELNLTYRFDWTGEPRAATTDPDLSWRY; from the coding sequence GTGAACCTGTCCACGTCACTGGCCCTGACCGCCCTGCTACTCGCGTCTGCCGCGCAGGCGTTGACGCCCGCCGGGACCGTGATCCTGAACCAGGCGCAGGCGGAATTCATCCCGCCTGACGGGGTCACCCCAGTGCAGGTCCGGTCCAACGAGGTGCAGACGGTCGTGCAGGCAGTCTGCTCGGTCAGCGTCACGCCGAACGGAACGGTGATCCAGCCCGGTCAAAGCGCCGCCGTGCTGCCGGGCGAACGGGCGGTGTTCACATACTCGGTCGTGAACACCGGCAACAGCCGCTTCACCCTGCCGCTGATGGCCCGCACCGAGGCCGAGAGTACCGTGACGCCCAGCGTGCAGGTGATCCACGACCTGAACGGCAACGGGCAGCCCGACCCACAGGAACCTGACGTGACCAACGTGACCCTGGATCCGGACGCGCAGACCCAGGTGCTGCTGGTCGCGCAGGCCGGAGCGGCCGGGAACGCGTTCGTGAACCTGACCGCCTCGTGCGCGGGCGGCGGGTCACCGGACGTGGACAACGTGAGCGTGCTGCGGGTCGGGCCGCCGCCCGCGCTGAACGTGCAGAAGACGTTCAGTCCGGCGGTGGTTCGCCCGGGGACCGAGACGACCGTGACCGTCACCACCCGCAACTCCGGTCAGGGTGAAAGCCGCGAGGTGATCCTGACCGACCTGCTGGCCGAGCAGGTGGCGCGTGGCCTGACCTTCGTGCCGGGCAGCGCCCAGGCCAGTGCCGGCACCCTGGAGTACACCCAGGACGGCCGCACGTGGACCTCCGCCGAGGTGACGCCCGTGCGCGGCGTGCGGGTCCGCGTGCCAGCGCTGGCGCCGGGCGCCGAGGTGACGCTGACCTTCCGGATGCTGGCGAGCGCGGCCGCCGAGGGCCAGCAGGTCGAGAACACCGCCACCGCCCAGACCGGGCAGGATCAGAGCAGCGGCCGCGCCACCGCGGACGTCCGCTACCAGCCGGGCGTGGCGATCGGCCCGGTCGGGCAGCCGGAAGCGGCAGAAGGTACGGCCGCCGACACGCAGAGCCGGCCCTTCGCCGTGACCGGGCAGCTCGTGTGCTTCGACCACACGGCGAAGAACACCGGGGACGTGCAGGACTCGTACCGGGTCACGGTCACGTACCCGCAGGGAGAGGCGGCCGCCACCCTGTTCGGAGAGAACGGGCAGCCGCTCGTGCAGCCCCTGGCGCTCCGGCCCGGGCAGACGGCGTTCGTCCGCGTGTGCTACGACGCGCAGCCCGGCGGACTGAGCGCCCTGGTCACCATTGCCGGAGAGCGCGGCACCACGAACGCCACGCGCGACCTGGTCGGGGACGTGCAGAGCGGCCTGCCGGACCTGCGCAAGACGTACGCGGCGGTCAGCGGCGCGTCGGGGCAGCCCATCCCGGTGGGCGGCACGGTGGCCGTCGGCGATCAGATCACGTACACCCTGACGGTCCGTAACCCGTTCAGTCAGCCCCTCACGAACGTCGTCCTGACCGACCCGATTCCGGCGCATGTGGACGCCGTGCAGGCCAGTGGCGGCGGCGTGATCGGCGGGCAGCCCGGCGCGCAGACCGTGCAGTGGACCGTCGGTACCCTCGCCGCCGGAGAGAGCCGCGCCGTGACGGTCACCACCCGGGTCTCCACCCGCGCCCTGGACGGCGAGGCGCTGCTGAACACCTTCAGCATGGCCAGCACGGAACTGCCGCTGGCCATGGCCAGCAACGAGGTGCAGACCCCCGTCTGGAGTGCCCGCCTGCTGATCCGCAAGGTGGTCAGCGCGACCGAAGCCACGTACGGCGACAAGCTCACGTACACCCTGACCATCACCAACGAGTCCGCCACGACCAGCATCGACGACGCCGTGATATCCGACACGCCCGCCACCGGTCTGGAGTACGTGCCCGGCACCAGCACCCTGGACGGCCAGCCCATCCCCGACCCCACCATTGTGGACGGCACCCTGCAGTGGACGGTCGCCGCGATCCCCGCGGGCGGCAACGTCAGCATCGGCTACCAGACCCGCGTGACCCCGGCCGCCAGTGGCGAACTGGTGAACACGGCCGTCGTGACCGGCCAGGGCGCCGGCGGGCGCGCGCAGGCCATCGCCAGTAACGTCGCGACCGCCACCACGAAACTCAACCCGTTGAAGTTCGCGCCGCTGGCCGACATCGTCGGGACGGTCTTCGTGGACCGCAACCGCAACGGCCTGTACGACCCGCTGCTGGACCTGCCGCTCGCCCGCGCCCGCATCCTGCTGGCCGGAGGCCGCGAGGCGCTGACCGACGCGCGCGGCCGGTACTCGCTCCCGAACGTGGCGCTGGGCAGCCAGGCGCTGCGCCTCGACCCCAACACCACCCCCTACCCGCCCCTGAACACCCCCCAGGACGGCGGGCTGAGCGGCACCCGGACCGTGTTCGTGCGCGGCCTGACCAGCGTGGACTTCCCACTCGCGCCGCTGGGCGGGCAGGTGGACGCGCTGCGCCGCACCACTCTGACCATGGGCGACGTGACACTTGAAAAAGCCGTGTACGCCGCAGACGGCGGGTACGTGGTGACGCTGCGGCTGACCACACCGCGCCGCCTGGAGGACGTGAACCTCACCGATCCCCTGCCGGCCGGCGCCATCCTGAAAGAAGGTAGAAATATTCACTTCGGTACCGTGGAGGCAGGTGAACTGAACCTCACCTACCGCTTCGACTGGACGGGCGAGCCACGCGCCGCCACCACCGACCCAGATCTGAGCTGGAGGTACTGA
- a CDS encoding isoprenyl transferase has translation MKSPAAAQLLVRTVQTLRNSVRNALVWGYEQRLAREVREHGRLPQHLGLILDGNRRFARASGLQRELGHSIGADKAHEVLQWCLELGIPAATIWVLSTDNKSRDPQELAHILSLLEKEARALATDPRIHANRVRVRAIGQHAGFPAQVLAALNDLEAKTAHYDGMRLNIAVGYGGREEIVDAVKAHLNTQVSAGLTLAQAAQALSPDDISAHLYAADTPDPDFIIRTSGEIRLSGFMLWQSVYSEYYFCDVYWPGFRRVDFLRALRDYQGRDRRFGR, from the coding sequence GTGAAGTCTCCTGCCGCCGCCCAACTGCTCGTCCGGACCGTTCAGACCCTCAGGAACTCGGTCCGGAATGCCCTGGTCTGGGGGTACGAACAGCGCCTCGCCCGCGAGGTCCGCGAGCACGGAAGGCTGCCGCAGCACCTGGGTCTGATTCTGGACGGCAACCGCCGCTTCGCCCGGGCCAGCGGCCTGCAGCGCGAACTGGGCCACTCCATCGGCGCGGACAAAGCCCATGAGGTCCTTCAGTGGTGTCTGGAACTCGGCATTCCCGCCGCCACCATCTGGGTCCTGTCCACCGACAACAAGAGCCGCGACCCGCAGGAACTCGCGCACATCCTGTCCCTGCTGGAAAAAGAAGCGCGCGCCCTGGCCACCGACCCCCGCATTCACGCCAACCGCGTGCGCGTGCGCGCCATCGGCCAGCACGCGGGCTTCCCCGCGCAGGTGCTCGCGGCACTGAACGATCTGGAAGCCAAGACCGCCCATTACGACGGCATGCGCCTGAACATCGCCGTCGGCTACGGCGGCCGCGAGGAGATCGTGGACGCCGTCAAGGCGCACCTGAACACGCAGGTCAGCGCCGGACTGACCCTGGCCCAGGCGGCGCAGGCCCTCAGCCCGGACGACATCAGCGCGCACCTGTACGCCGCCGACACACCCGACCCGGATTTCATCATCCGCACCAGCGGCGAGATCCGCCTGTCGGGCTTCATGCTGTGGCAGAGCGTGTACTCCGAGTACTACTTCTGCGACGTGTACTGGCCCGGGTTCCGCCGCGTGGACTTCCTGAGGGCCCTACGCGACTACCAGGGCCGCGACCGCCGCTTCGGCCGCTGA
- the mutY gene encoding A/G-specific adenine glycosylase: MPAFTPTPFTPAQLTELRAALLNWFDRQGRDLPWRQGQEGRRDPYRAWVAEVLLQQTQVARGLTYYQRFLDTFPTVQALAAAPESEVLKAWEGCGYYARARNLHRAAQHVATHGFPQDFVGWLALPGVGPYTAAALSSLTGNEARAVNDGNVRRVLARLHAQTHPTPAWVQGHADALLDPARPGAWNEAVMDLGATLCTPRTPQCPACPLRPWCQAHVLGTPTAYPAPKARPAAQEVHAVAVLIGTPVCAVLERRAGPLLGGLMGLPTQPFEPGAPGAQTGALADLCTRLHATPGPALGQVTHTMTHRRITLHLYRADGGPDPQDVRTAALSRLDHKALHLAQAHAAPLFGPE; encoded by the coding sequence GTGCCCGCGTTCACCCCCACCCCGTTCACGCCCGCCCAGCTGACCGAACTGCGCGCCGCGCTGCTGAACTGGTTCGACCGGCAGGGCCGCGACCTGCCCTGGCGGCAGGGACAGGAAGGCCGGCGGGACCCCTACCGCGCCTGGGTGGCCGAGGTGCTCCTCCAGCAGACGCAGGTCGCCCGTGGCCTGACCTACTACCAGCGGTTCCTGGACACCTTCCCCACCGTGCAGGCCCTGGCCGCCGCGCCCGAAAGCGAGGTGTTGAAAGCCTGGGAAGGCTGCGGCTACTACGCCCGCGCCCGCAACCTGCACCGCGCCGCGCAGCACGTCGCCACCCACGGCTTCCCGCAGGACTTCGTCGGCTGGCTGGCCCTGCCGGGCGTCGGGCCGTACACCGCCGCCGCCCTGAGCAGCCTGACCGGCAACGAGGCTCGCGCCGTGAACGACGGCAACGTCCGCCGCGTGCTGGCGCGCCTGCACGCCCAGACGCATCCCACACCCGCCTGGGTGCAGGGCCACGCGGACGCTCTGCTGGACCCGGCGCGTCCCGGCGCCTGGAACGAGGCTGTCATGGACCTGGGCGCCACCCTCTGCACGCCCAGAACCCCGCAGTGCCCGGCGTGCCCGTTGCGGCCCTGGTGTCAGGCGCACGTGCTCGGCACGCCCACGGCGTACCCTGCCCCGAAAGCGCGGCCCGCCGCGCAGGAGGTGCACGCCGTCGCCGTCCTGATCGGCACGCCGGTGTGCGCCGTGCTGGAACGCCGGGCGGGCCCGCTGCTGGGCGGCCTCATGGGACTCCCCACGCAGCCCTTCGAACCCGGGGCGCCCGGCGCGCAGACCGGCGCACTCGCCGACCTCTGCACGCGCCTGCACGCCACGCCCGGCCCGGCCCTGGGGCAGGTGACGCACACCATGACCCACCGCCGCATCACCCTGCACCTGTACCGCGCGGACGGCGGTCCGGACCCGCAGGACGTGAGGACCGCCGCCCTGTCCCGTCTGGACCACAAGGCCCTGCACCTCGCCCAGGCGCACGCCGCGCCGCTCTTCGGCCCGGAATAG